The sequence GGTCATAGAACTGGCCAAAGCCATGCTCGCCAAGGGCTTTAAGCTCGAGGCCACCAAAGGCACTGCGCTGGTGCTCAACGAAGCGGGTCTGGATTGCGCGGTAGTGAATAAACTTGCCGAAGGTCGCCCCAATATCGTCGATGCGATCAAAAATGGTGAGTACTGCTACATTATAAATACGACCGAAGGCAGACAGGCAATTAACGATTCTGTATATATCAGACGGGAAGCCCTGTTGAATAAAGTGGCGTACACCACCACTATGAATGCAGCCTTTGCAACCATGAATGCGCAGGAGGCCGACGATCGTGCCCGCGTTAATTCATTACAAGAACTACATGAGAGAGTGACTCGTTAATGCAATCAATCCCAATGACAGCCAAAGGCGCAGAGATGTTGCGCAAAGAGCTGAATGAACTTAAATCGGTAAAAAGGCCGCAAATTATTCAGGCTATCGCTGAAGCCAGAGAGCATGGCGATCTTAAGGAAAATGCCGAATACCATGCCGCTCGTGAGCAACAAGGCTTCTGCGAAGGAAGAATTCAGGATATCGAAGCCAAGCTGTCTAACGCACAGATTATCGATGTCACCAAACTGCCTAATACGGGCAAGATCATCTTTGGTACCACAGTGACATTGTTAAACGTGGATACAGAAGAAGAGACCACTTACCGGATAGTGGGTGATGACGAAGCGGATCTGAAACAGAATATGATTTCGGTTAATTCGCCTATTGCCAGAGGTATAATCGGTAAAGAGCTTGATGATGTTGTGCCGATTAACACCCCGGCGGGTGTGGTGGAATATGAAATTATTGATGTGAAGTACGTTTAACCTGCTTTAGGGTGATACTCCTTCTCTAAATGGCGCCTTCTGGCGCCATTTTTGTTCGTCTCATCCCTGAGACTCACCCGCTTCGCGGGCCAGCTGAAGCTGTCCTAAAACTCTCCCGGAGTTTTAGTGTTCGTCTGCGTCCATGTAGCTCACCCGCTTCGCGGGCCAGCTAAAGCTGTCCAATTTGGTTCCAGACCAAATAGTTTTTACTCGTGTAAAGCAAGGTAACCGAAAGAAAGTACGCCCCTAACGCCACATAAAGTCCGGTCATGGCGAAAGCCGGTCGCGGAGATTCACGTCCGAAGTTCAGTCTCCGCTTAATTTTCATCCCTGAAAATTATCCACCTTTTCCACATCACCCTGCCCG comes from Lacimicrobium alkaliphilum and encodes:
- the greA gene encoding transcription elongation factor GreA; its protein translation is MQSIPMTAKGAEMLRKELNELKSVKRPQIIQAIAEAREHGDLKENAEYHAAREQQGFCEGRIQDIEAKLSNAQIIDVTKLPNTGKIIFGTTVTLLNVDTEEETTYRIVGDDEADLKQNMISVNSPIARGIIGKELDDVVPINTPAGVVEYEIIDVKYV